A stretch of the Uranotaenia lowii strain MFRU-FL chromosome 3, ASM2978415v1, whole genome shotgun sequence genome encodes the following:
- the LOC129753154 gene encoding luciferin 4-monooxygenase-like, with the protein MMKTVKPSVVFCEQSSLEEVEAALDTIDLNVKVFVIDEQLKGYNHIKDLLVETGEEDQFIPVDLEDAAKHVAVVLTTSGSTGPSKAVCLTHALCIAHMIGIFGFHPAEIVFVKRCLSGGAHVSDELKRNTEQLIPGVDFIIAYGYTEIGRIVDDAGKTLDIGEAGELLIKTAYTFLRYENNKKATDETLDSEGWLHTGALGRFDEDGFLYLIDRKKDIIRYNGEIISPNEIENVIQSVPGVQVVCVAAINVNGQDVPAAFVMKSDGSNLEEEHIEQAVQQKLPSYCQLKGGVHFVKSIPFTMTGKKYRAGLLKMLQ; encoded by the exons ATGATGAAAACGGTAAAACCGAGCGTTGTTTTCTGTGAACAGAGCTCTCTGGAAGAAGTTGAAGCTGCATTGGATACAATAGATTTGAATGTGAAAGTATTTGTTATAGATGAACAACTCAAAGGATATAATCATATCAAGGATCTTTTAGTTGAGACCGGTGAAGAGGATCAATTTATTCCAGTGGATCTTGAGGACGCAGCCAAACATGTGGCAGTGGTTCTAACAACTTCGGGTAGTACTGGACCTTCGAAAGCAGTGTGTCTGACACATGCTCTATGCATTGCCCATATGATAGGAATATTTGGATTCCATCCTGCAGAAATAGTTTT TGTCAAGCGCTGTCTTAGTGGTGGAGCTCACGTGTCGGATGAACTGAAAAGAAACACCGAGCAGCTTATTCCTGGTGTAGACTTTATAATAGCCTATGGATACACCGAAATT GGTAGAATCGTTGATGACGCGGGAAAGACATTGGATATCGGCGAAGCAGGAGAGCTTCTCATCAAAACGGCTTACACGTTCCTGCGATACGAAAACAACAAGAAAGCGACTGATGAAACACTAGACTCCGAAGGTTGGCTGCATACCGGGGCATTGGGACGGTTCGATGAAGATGGTTTCCTTTATCTGATCGATAGGAAGAAAGACATCATTCGTTATAACGGCGAAATCATATCGCCGAACGAAATCGAAAACGTGATTCAGTCTGTTCCAGGAGTCCAAGTCGTATGCGTTGCTGCGATAAATGTGAACGGACAAGACGTGCCGGCAGCTTTTGTAATGAAATCCGACGGATCGAACCTAGAAGAGGAACACATCGAACAAGCAGTCCAACAGAAACTTCCCAGCTACTGCCAACTAAAGGGCGGGGTACACTTTGTCAAAAGCATTCCTTTCACCATGACGGGAAAGAAGTACCGAGCAGGATTGTTGAAGATGTTGCAGTGA